In a single window of the Anaplasma platys genome:
- a CDS encoding P44/Msp2 family outer membrane protein, which produces MCTQCAVAEAVGTSAKDIDGKVCKKGGSGNAAGSWKCTQTGSNGVSTAEFSKIFTKADVNTDNKGKAWPNGNNDAAKAEDLSIALNRELTSAEKNKVAGLLTRTISGGEVVEIRAVSTTSVMLNGCYDLQSEGFSIVPYACLGVGANFVGIVDGHVTPKLAYKVKAGLSYEFMRYRVVVWILAKES; this is translated from the coding sequence TTGTGCACGCAGTGCGCGGTAGCTGAGGCTGTTGGCACATCGGCAAAGGATATTGATGGAAAGGTTTGTAAGAAGGGCGGCAGCGGCAATGCCGCGGGCAGCTGGAAGTGTACGCAGACTGGCAGCAACGGCGTCAGCACCGCAGAGTTCAGTAAAATATTTACGAAGGCAGACGTAAATACTGACAACAAAGGCAAAGCATGGCCTAACGGGAACAACGACGCTGCGAAAGCGGAAGACCTAAGTATTGCGTTGAATAGAGAACTAACCAGCGCCGAAAAGAACAAGGTAGCTGGGCTGCTAACGAGGACTATATCCGGTGGTGAGGTAGTGGAGATCCGTGCGGTGTCGACAACGTCAGTAATGTTGAATGGTTGTTATGATCTGCAGAGTGAAGGGTTTAGTATAGTACCTTATGCATGTCTTGGTGTAGGTGCTAACTTCGTTGGCATTGTTGACGGACACGTCACTCCTAAACTGGCTTACAAGGTCAAGGCTGGTTTGAGTTATGAGTTTATGAGATATCGTGTAGTAGTTTGGATCTTAGCAAAAGAATCTTAA
- a CDS encoding cation:dicarboxylate symporter family transporter, which translates to MSHSLRFLFLLLLVAGAFFCADLVPVEIRSLSYTISLFIKEVLVFILPLIVFSIVFHSTGQLRGGSAVRTTLLLIAMVLLSNTLSVGVAHVMSTVVTSAGGNVAVSGGTLGSEALKAYGSFNLPSIISCAKALAFGVLSGIVLPKMFGSRALKVSQSLYDASVFILEKIFAPLLPIFVVGFAFKLRSDGALDIIARNYQVMLYIFVPALAHTLFLYFVSSGCSVEKTIVLLKNMLPAAIAGFASMSSLLTMPITLSAVKKSTNNDSAADIAVPGSVNVHLIGDCFFTVILLSLMAAAFGKTELITTSDYLHFLVYVVLMKFAEAAVAGTGLILMFPAMEQYLHFTPAMLSLSTTLCILLDPLITSINVLGNGAFSILFVRANQLLFRSERGSWSDKEDSK; encoded by the coding sequence ATGAGTCATTCGCTGCGCTTTCTTTTTCTGCTTCTTCTTGTTGCCGGTGCGTTCTTTTGTGCGGACCTTGTTCCTGTCGAGATCAGGTCACTGAGTTACACCATCAGCCTATTTATCAAAGAAGTTTTGGTCTTTATCCTGCCGCTGATTGTTTTTAGTATAGTCTTCCACTCCACCGGACAGCTACGGGGAGGGAGTGCTGTAAGAACCACACTCCTACTAATTGCAATGGTATTATTGTCAAATACGCTTTCAGTAGGTGTTGCTCATGTTATGAGCACAGTCGTTACAAGCGCTGGTGGAAATGTAGCTGTTAGTGGCGGAACACTTGGAAGCGAAGCACTTAAAGCTTATGGAAGCTTTAATTTACCCTCAATTATTAGTTGCGCGAAAGCCCTTGCATTTGGGGTTTTATCGGGAATAGTACTGCCAAAGATGTTTGGAAGTCGCGCGCTTAAAGTATCGCAGAGCCTATACGACGCAAGCGTCTTCATCCTTGAAAAAATATTTGCGCCTTTATTGCCAATATTCGTAGTTGGGTTTGCCTTCAAACTGAGAAGTGATGGAGCTCTAGACATTATAGCGCGCAATTACCAGGTGATGCTTTATATATTCGTTCCGGCACTGGCGCATACACTGTTCTTATATTTTGTAAGCAGTGGGTGCTCGGTAGAAAAAACTATTGTACTACTGAAAAACATGCTGCCAGCAGCCATAGCAGGATTTGCCTCCATGTCCAGTCTGCTGACCATGCCCATCACCCTATCGGCTGTAAAAAAATCAACAAATAATGATAGTGCAGCGGACATAGCAGTACCGGGGTCTGTCAATGTACATCTGATTGGAGATTGCTTCTTTACTGTGATACTCTTATCACTTATGGCGGCAGCTTTTGGAAAAACAGAGCTCATCACCACTTCAGACTACCTGCACTTTCTAGTGTATGTGGTGTTGATGAAATTCGCTGAAGCAGCTGTTGCTGGCACGGGGCTAATATTAATGTTCCCAGCCATGGAACAGTATCTGCACTTTACCCCTGCCATGCTTTCTTTGTCAACTACATTGTGCATACTTCTTGATCCTTTAATAACCTCGATCAATGTTCTTGGTAATGGTGCGTTTTCTATACTGTTTGTAAGAGCAAATCAGTTGCTGTTCAGATCAGAAAGAGGATCTTGGAGCGATAAAGAGGATAGTAAATAG
- a CDS encoding HesA/MoeB/ThiF family protein: protein MDLRQRYDRQVVLPEIGVVGQQKLRQSKVLVVGCGGLGSSVIPLLAATGVGKLMLCDDDTVKISNLNRQIMFQETSVGKKKAEVGSKLAHGINGDVVVETITVAIGPHNFESMLEGVDVVVDCVDRLAVKIFLNDACVATGTVLVHCVAIGFRGELMVIVPQNGPCYRCFFEGSPVSTDLNCANAGIVSSTVGVIGGMAASETIKHLVGITPQHLGKLYRVDLLDNSFDTYEFAKNPRCFTCGLDVHADPHDREYYEGKLRLQRRGYKRV, encoded by the coding sequence ATGGACTTGCGACAACGCTATGATCGACAAGTGGTACTTCCGGAAATCGGAGTAGTGGGACAGCAAAAATTGCGGCAAAGTAAGGTGCTGGTAGTTGGATGTGGTGGGCTGGGAAGCAGTGTCATTCCCTTACTCGCAGCAACAGGTGTGGGAAAGCTAATGTTGTGCGATGATGACACGGTAAAAATCTCCAATCTTAACCGCCAAATTATGTTTCAAGAAACCAGTGTTGGGAAAAAAAAGGCCGAGGTAGGCTCAAAACTCGCGCATGGTATCAATGGTGATGTAGTTGTAGAAACGATAACTGTCGCCATAGGACCCCATAACTTTGAATCCATGCTCGAAGGCGTAGATGTCGTTGTCGATTGTGTTGATCGGCTAGCAGTGAAGATTTTTCTCAATGATGCATGTGTCGCCACGGGGACGGTCTTAGTTCATTGTGTCGCTATTGGCTTTCGGGGTGAGTTAATGGTCATAGTGCCCCAGAATGGTCCTTGTTACCGCTGCTTTTTCGAAGGATCGCCCGTAAGTACAGATTTAAACTGTGCAAATGCAGGGATTGTGTCCTCCACTGTGGGTGTAATCGGGGGTATGGCCGCATCAGAAACCATTAAACACCTCGTGGGCATCACACCGCAGCACCTGGGCAAACTATATAGGGTAGATCTGCTTGATAACAGTTTTGACACATATGAATTCGCAAAAAATCCGAGGTGTTTCACTTGCGGCTTGGACGTACATGCTGATCCACACGATAGAGAATATTATGAAGGCAAGTTGCGACTTCAGCGCCGCGGTTACAAGAGGGTTTAA
- a CDS encoding valine--tRNA ligase, whose protein sequence is MRASMDEKYSHKSIEERCRTFWDGAATYRWRGDGLRSFVIDTPPPTVSGSLHMGHIFSYCHTDFIARYQRMSGADVLYPMGFDDNGLPTERLVEKVTGIRAAQVSRAEFVATCSRVSAEFREKFRELFRAVGISCDWALEYNTVGSTIQKISQQSFLDLYNKGGIYRKQQPILWDTVDQTALAHAEIEDRTLPSNMNTICFHTESGLPIHIATTRPELIPACVAVFYNPEDERYMHLNSQVAIVPIGGHKVRILPDDKVKVDKGTGLVMCCTFGDETDVHWWRVHKLDTRIIIDKTGRLSGLDKFDVAGAKIKSTQFEGLKIKDAREAVCAALYSKGLLVAREPIVHVVRCAERSGVAVEILPSDQWFVKVVEHRNALMQQVQKIQWHPPHMKKRIEMWIENLNWDWCISRQRYFGVCFPVWYSKRPGEEGKALFADVKALPVDPSQDLPEGYSREEVMADTDVMDTWATSSLSPRFVLDARSQMTDEGLWSSCPAADLRAQSHEIIRSWAFYTILKSHLHDDDIPWKNIMISGWCLAEDKSKMSKSKNNAMDPAKILDTYGADSVRYWAARARTGADTVFSEEVLKIGKRLVVKIWNASKFVSSFLNGDTPSAVQLMPTDLWILTKLSKVVDDSTKNLNDFEYCLALSCVEEFFWKDFCDNYLELVKFRAYNNGDAAGHASAILTLETVLRTLLLLFSPYVPFVTEDIFKTLYGTSVHSSAWPTSDTIPTDMTMETHGDIMVSLIEEVRKTKTAAQVSVKYPVESVTIAGLTEEFPVHMLEDFKHVCSIENLLLSEAISPATAPTVEIKLAAKAT, encoded by the coding sequence ATGCGAGCATCAATGGACGAAAAGTATAGCCATAAGTCTATAGAAGAGAGATGCCGTACTTTTTGGGACGGTGCAGCAACGTATAGATGGCGTGGAGATGGCTTGCGGAGCTTCGTTATTGATACCCCTCCTCCAACCGTTTCGGGTAGTTTACATATGGGACACATTTTCAGTTACTGCCACACGGATTTCATAGCCCGGTATCAGCGAATGTCTGGGGCTGATGTGCTATATCCTATGGGATTTGACGACAATGGCCTTCCGACCGAGCGTCTTGTGGAGAAAGTAACTGGAATAAGGGCTGCCCAAGTATCCAGGGCAGAGTTTGTTGCTACCTGCAGCAGAGTCTCTGCGGAGTTTCGTGAAAAGTTCCGTGAGCTGTTCCGCGCGGTAGGTATTAGCTGTGATTGGGCTCTGGAATATAATACCGTTGGTAGCACAATACAAAAAATCTCCCAGCAGTCGTTTTTAGATCTGTATAACAAAGGAGGTATATACCGCAAACAGCAGCCCATACTGTGGGATACTGTTGATCAGACAGCGCTGGCTCACGCTGAGATAGAAGATCGCACGCTCCCTTCCAACATGAATACCATTTGCTTCCACACAGAAAGTGGATTGCCAATTCATATAGCAACAACGCGTCCAGAACTGATTCCAGCCTGTGTTGCAGTATTCTATAATCCCGAGGACGAGCGCTATATGCATCTTAATAGCCAAGTCGCCATTGTCCCTATAGGCGGACATAAAGTGCGAATTCTCCCAGATGACAAGGTAAAAGTGGACAAGGGGACGGGTTTGGTTATGTGCTGCACCTTTGGTGATGAAACTGACGTCCATTGGTGGCGCGTTCACAAGCTAGATACCAGGATTATTATCGACAAAACTGGGCGTCTGAGTGGCCTGGATAAATTTGACGTTGCTGGTGCAAAGATCAAATCTACGCAGTTCGAAGGGCTTAAGATCAAGGATGCGCGAGAAGCAGTTTGCGCTGCACTCTATAGTAAAGGCTTGTTGGTTGCACGAGAGCCCATTGTTCATGTAGTACGTTGCGCAGAACGCTCAGGAGTAGCTGTAGAGATCTTACCCAGCGACCAGTGGTTCGTTAAGGTGGTCGAGCACAGGAATGCGCTGATGCAACAAGTGCAAAAAATACAGTGGCATCCGCCCCACATGAAAAAGCGCATCGAAATGTGGATTGAGAATTTAAACTGGGACTGGTGTATTTCTCGCCAAAGGTACTTCGGGGTATGCTTCCCCGTGTGGTACTCAAAGCGCCCCGGAGAAGAAGGAAAGGCACTGTTTGCTGATGTGAAGGCATTGCCTGTTGATCCATCGCAAGACTTACCTGAGGGCTATAGCCGCGAGGAAGTCATGGCGGATACAGATGTGATGGACACCTGGGCAACCAGCTCCTTGTCACCGCGCTTTGTCCTTGATGCAAGGTCGCAGATGACCGATGAGGGATTATGGTCATCATGTCCTGCGGCGGATTTGCGTGCTCAAAGTCACGAAATAATACGTTCCTGGGCTTTCTATACAATTCTTAAGTCTCATTTGCATGATGACGATATCCCGTGGAAGAACATCATGATCAGTGGCTGGTGTCTTGCGGAAGACAAGTCAAAGATGAGCAAGTCGAAAAATAACGCAATGGACCCAGCAAAAATTCTGGATACGTATGGAGCAGACTCAGTGAGATATTGGGCAGCTAGAGCCCGCACAGGTGCAGATACGGTATTTTCTGAGGAGGTTCTAAAAATCGGAAAGCGCCTGGTAGTCAAAATATGGAATGCTAGCAAGTTTGTGAGTTCTTTCCTAAACGGGGATACCCCCTCAGCAGTCCAGCTTATGCCCACCGATCTGTGGATTCTAACAAAACTCAGTAAAGTTGTGGATGACAGCACAAAAAACCTCAACGACTTCGAGTACTGTCTTGCGCTGTCTTGTGTCGAAGAGTTTTTCTGGAAAGATTTCTGCGACAACTATCTAGAACTGGTAAAGTTTCGTGCATATAACAACGGGGATGCCGCTGGACATGCATCAGCAATTTTAACCTTGGAAACAGTCTTGCGCACGCTTCTGCTGCTCTTCTCGCCATATGTCCCCTTTGTCACCGAAGATATTTTCAAAACTCTTTATGGAACATCAGTACATTCCAGTGCGTGGCCTACTAGCGACACAATTCCCACAGATATGACTATGGAAACACATGGAGATATTATGGTAAGCCTGATAGAAGAGGTGCGAAAAACTAAAACTGCTGCACAAGTGTCGGTAAAATACCCTGTAGAGTCAGTCACAATAGCTGGGTTAACAGAGGAATTTCCGGTACACATGCTCGAGGACTTTAAGCACGTTTGTAGCATAGAGAACCTGCTGTTGAGTGAAGCTATCTCCCCAGCAACTGCACCTACGGTAGAAATTAAGCTGGCTGCTAAGGCTACATAA
- a CDS encoding cation:dicarboxylate symporter family transporter, protein MKTKILHTTKFIFLIAMVVAAFCFADLFPYSVRSFSYGVSLAIKEVLVFILPLIVFSIVFQSVSKLQGTNALKVILSLIALIMLSNSASMTTAHFVGKFATSHMSGSLQVSESAKTGGLEPYFSFSLPSHISCLKAVLLGFLCGMVLPYVTKGRSFAIANIMGKYSIFILEKMFAPILPIFIAGLVFRMQSENLVGILQGNSEVALYFFFSALLHIILLYIIAAGFSLRDAFDKFKSMVPTALFAFTTMSSLISMPLILKTVKKNSGNNDLADIIVPTSLNVHLVGDCFLMIIMSLVISISFHGVGFISTADYATFLFYFLLTKFAVVSIPGGGILVMLPIFEQYLHYSPAMLSLITTLYVILDPITTFLNVLGNGAFSLLFSRIYDRTIARTKNAPDAKKISARNGPN, encoded by the coding sequence ATGAAAACAAAAATACTACACACAACAAAGTTCATATTCCTAATAGCAATGGTGGTAGCAGCCTTCTGTTTTGCAGATCTGTTTCCATATAGCGTTAGGTCTTTTTCTTATGGAGTAAGTCTTGCTATAAAAGAGGTACTGGTATTTATACTCCCCTTGATAGTCTTCAGTATAGTCTTCCAGTCTGTATCAAAATTGCAGGGCACTAATGCGTTAAAGGTAATTTTATCGCTAATAGCACTGATAATGCTTTCTAATTCTGCCTCAATGACGACAGCACATTTTGTCGGAAAATTTGCTACATCACATATGTCAGGCAGTCTTCAAGTTTCTGAATCTGCCAAGACGGGTGGGTTAGAACCATATTTCTCCTTTAGCCTTCCCTCACATATCAGCTGCTTGAAAGCAGTGTTGTTAGGCTTCTTGTGTGGCATGGTTTTGCCTTACGTTACTAAAGGTAGATCATTTGCCATAGCGAATATCATGGGGAAATATAGCATCTTCATCTTGGAAAAAATGTTCGCCCCGATACTCCCCATATTTATAGCAGGCTTGGTATTTCGCATGCAAAGTGAAAACCTTGTTGGAATTTTGCAGGGTAACTCGGAAGTAGCACTTTACTTCTTCTTTTCCGCATTGTTGCACATTATTCTTCTTTACATCATAGCTGCTGGATTCTCTCTCCGCGATGCTTTTGACAAGTTTAAGTCTATGGTGCCCACCGCTCTCTTTGCTTTTACCACGATGTCTAGCTTGATCAGCATGCCCCTGATTCTTAAGACTGTTAAGAAAAACTCGGGGAACAACGATCTGGCCGATATTATCGTTCCAACATCACTAAATGTGCACTTGGTTGGTGATTGCTTCTTGATGATAATAATGTCACTGGTCATATCGATTTCGTTTCATGGAGTTGGGTTTATCTCGACTGCTGATTATGCCACTTTCTTATTCTACTTTTTGCTTACAAAGTTTGCTGTGGTTTCCATACCTGGCGGGGGAATCCTGGTAATGTTGCCGATATTTGAGCAATACCTACATTACTCCCCTGCTATGCTTTCATTGATAACTACTCTTTATGTTATTCTTGATCCCATTACCACTTTCCTTAATGTTCTTGGTAATGGAGCATTTTCTCTATTGTTCAGCAGAATTTATGATAGGACAATTGCTAGAACAAAAAATGCGCCGGATGCCAAAAAGATTAGTGCTAGAAATGGACCTAACTAA
- the pyrE gene encoding orotate phosphoribosyltransferase, translating into MHEFQVGSELETEILSTLLERGAILRGHFLLSSGLHSDTYIQCAKLHEVPAVCEKICGKLLDKVRDHYAYLLDADVVAAPAVGGICFGYEVARQLNVNFVFFERVEGSFALRRGHGVVPASRVLIVEDVITTGKSSLEVYNAIRGIGGEVVGEVSIIRRSHNAQLPFPVVSLLSLDIKNYPENEVPASLAQIPVTEPGSRFFSKPWDKRA; encoded by the coding sequence ATGCATGAATTTCAGGTTGGAAGCGAATTAGAAACTGAGATTCTGAGTACTTTGCTTGAGCGGGGGGCAATTTTGCGGGGGCATTTTCTGCTTTCTTCAGGTCTGCATTCTGATACATACATCCAGTGCGCAAAACTACATGAGGTCCCAGCAGTCTGCGAGAAAATCTGTGGCAAGTTGCTTGATAAAGTTCGCGACCACTACGCATATTTACTCGATGCCGACGTCGTCGCAGCGCCAGCTGTGGGCGGTATTTGTTTCGGATATGAGGTTGCAAGACAGCTTAATGTGAATTTCGTTTTTTTCGAGCGTGTGGAGGGAAGTTTCGCGTTGAGACGCGGACATGGTGTTGTCCCGGCGTCCAGGGTTCTTATAGTGGAAGATGTGATAACTACGGGAAAATCCTCTCTTGAGGTGTACAATGCCATACGGGGCATCGGTGGGGAAGTTGTTGGCGAGGTCAGTATCATAAGACGCTCGCATAACGCACAACTGCCTTTCCCAGTCGTTAGTCTTCTTTCTCTTGATATTAAGAATTATCCTGAAAACGAGGTGCCAGCATCGCTTGCGCAGATTCCTGTGACAGAACCTGGCAGCAGATTTTTCAGTAAGCCTTGGGACAAACGCGCATAA
- the mreC gene encoding rod shape-determining protein MreC has translation MKYVSIKPASSITRYLRGGASVLKKKRALFFVAVGVLLHYLYANQGVNVFGVMRTYVADRGVVAAGKVTALLQGTFCVEEKCVPAAGGGHTSGDCTTKIGVLASENAALRRLLNFVSDYSGISYTTARVIFVRDGGAERALLPLGKADGIQNQQAVINSNGLVGKIVDVSEHSSRVLLVTDRDFHIPVTIVGSGVGAVLSGTGKGAVLSDFSSGDREVSAGDLVITVDSGIGFPYGVYVGSVSDSKSVTTAASIRGLDIVSVIKLH, from the coding sequence ATGAAATACGTCAGTATTAAGCCGGCATCGAGCATTACCCGGTATCTTAGAGGGGGTGCGTCAGTTTTGAAGAAAAAGAGAGCACTCTTTTTCGTAGCGGTAGGGGTGTTACTGCATTACCTATATGCCAACCAGGGCGTAAATGTGTTTGGTGTGATGCGTACTTATGTTGCTGATAGAGGGGTTGTTGCGGCTGGTAAGGTGACGGCGCTGTTGCAAGGTACTTTTTGTGTTGAGGAAAAGTGCGTTCCCGCTGCTGGGGGAGGGCATACTTCTGGGGATTGTACCACAAAGATAGGAGTACTTGCCAGTGAGAATGCCGCTTTGCGACGGTTACTTAACTTTGTTTCTGACTATAGCGGGATTTCATATACTACGGCGCGGGTGATCTTCGTGCGGGATGGCGGCGCGGAAAGAGCGCTGCTTCCTTTAGGTAAGGCAGATGGGATCCAAAACCAGCAAGCTGTTATAAACAGCAATGGGCTTGTTGGGAAGATCGTAGATGTTAGCGAGCACAGTTCCAGAGTTTTGCTAGTAACGGATAGGGATTTTCATATTCCAGTTACAATAGTGGGCAGCGGTGTTGGGGCTGTACTGTCAGGAACAGGAAAAGGGGCTGTACTTTCTGATTTCTCCTCAGGCGATAGAGAGGTTAGTGCAGGTGATTTGGTGATAACCGTCGATAGCGGTATCGGGTTTCCGTATGGGGTTTATGTAGGTAGCGTATCCGACTCTAAGTCTGTCACTACTGCAGCTTCTATCCGGGGGTTAGATATTGTAAGTGTTATAAAGCTACACTGA
- a CDS encoding P44/Msp2 family outer membrane protein: protein MGESSGSTAAVYPYARDGAIIERRSDKFDWGMPNPSILFKDSHLIALEASIGYSIGSARVELEI from the coding sequence ATAGGGGAAAGTTCCGGGAGTACTGCTGCGGTTTATCCGTATGCCAGAGATGGTGCCATAATAGAGCGTAGATCGGACAAGTTCGACTGGGGCATGCCGAATCCAAGCATCTTATTTAAGGACAGTCATTTGATAGCGCTGGAAGCGAGTATAGGGTATAGCATTGGATCTGCGCGGGTGGAACTGGAGATATGA
- a CDS encoding cation:dicarboxylate symporter family transporter has translation MKKDIVHYARFAVLVAMVISAFCFADLLPYDIRSFSYGVSLAIREVVVFALPFVVFSIVFQSISRLQGAGAIKVVIALVTMIMLFNTASVIVAHFVGKFATSHMTEGLQISESKAEKVLEPFFSFSLPTHMSCIEAVLLGSLCGAILPHLTKGRSIPVAEKLGRYSFLALEKTFTPILPIFIVGLVFRVHSERIIEVLRDNAEVGLYFFIAALLHVMLMYVVASGFSVRSALVKFRSMIPPALFAFTTMSSLISMPLVQRAVKSNTKNADVVDVVLPTALNVHLVGDCFLLIIMAQVVSFLFPGGG, from the coding sequence GTGAAAAAAGATATCGTTCACTATGCAAGGTTTGCTGTCCTTGTAGCAATGGTGATTTCTGCATTCTGTTTTGCAGATCTGTTGCCTTATGACATCAGGTCTTTTTCCTATGGAGTTAGCCTTGCCATAAGAGAAGTAGTGGTGTTTGCGCTTCCGTTTGTAGTGTTTAGTATAGTATTCCAATCTATATCAAGATTACAGGGTGCTGGCGCAATTAAAGTGGTTATAGCGTTAGTGACGATGATCATGCTTTTCAATACTGCGTCGGTGATAGTCGCACATTTTGTAGGAAAGTTTGCAACGTCGCACATGACAGAAGGCCTTCAGATTTCCGAATCCAAGGCGGAAAAGGTCCTTGAGCCGTTCTTTTCTTTTAGCCTTCCGACACACATGAGTTGCATAGAAGCAGTTTTGTTGGGTTCTCTTTGTGGTGCGATTTTACCCCATTTAACAAAAGGAAGGTCAATCCCTGTGGCGGAAAAACTGGGGCGTTATAGTTTCCTCGCTCTGGAAAAGACTTTTACGCCGATACTCCCCATATTCATTGTGGGTTTGGTATTTCGTGTACATAGTGAAAGGATCATTGAGGTTTTACGGGATAATGCCGAAGTGGGGCTGTACTTTTTCATAGCTGCGCTCCTGCATGTTATGCTTATGTACGTCGTAGCTTCGGGGTTTTCTGTTCGCAGTGCGTTGGTGAAGTTTAGGTCCATGATTCCACCGGCTCTGTTCGCATTTACCACAATGTCTAGTTTGATCAGTATGCCGTTGGTACAAAGAGCGGTTAAGAGCAATACTAAAAACGCAGACGTGGTTGATGTGGTGCTTCCAACAGCGCTAAACGTGCACCTAGTTGGCGACTGCTTTTTGCTGATAATCATGGCGCAGGTTGTGTCATTCCTGTTTCCTGGAGGGGGTTAG
- a CDS encoding P44/Msp2 family outer membrane protein codes for MRRNYGKYTLGVGALLTLALMGSNEGVSESVYSQKNLSTQSGRNVYIGLSYSPSWHNIQNFSVGASDGSTVAWYPGLHGAKKSWDISDFDLSIPVHSINFQNSSPLGVEGSLGYRIGAARVELEVGYEKFEVKSATGSTSDRDASSAYLLAKNLVHSLLNKQVQNFASELAKVDAQGIVDFAQAIKLTSPEIDKKVCFKQVGRSIAGYRRHVTPYSLAKHEPWSCVDFASTVFSGRLGIPGYPEYGVGSLSKRFGSLEGHNIMQEDSADGTKTNRGWPGTSKGKINTAQGMAEDLINRLNKNERETVARILTQKIAGAEVVKIRALTSASVMFNTCYDWRYEELHIVPFACAGIGANFVSVADEHYTPKLAWKVKAGLSYKLAPNLTIFASGFHHRVLSEGKYEELPVYRLAGDITRSKSKQSAKASFKLAYTGAELGVRLEF; via the coding sequence ATGAGAAGAAATTACGGTAAATACACGTTAGGCGTTGGCGCGTTACTCACATTAGCACTGATGGGAAGCAATGAAGGTGTTTCTGAATCAGTTTATTCTCAGAAAAATTTGAGCACTCAATCTGGGAGAAATGTCTATATTGGGTTAAGCTATAGTCCTTCTTGGCATAACATTCAGAACTTTTCTGTGGGCGCTAGTGATGGTAGTACTGTTGCTTGGTATCCGGGGTTGCACGGCGCGAAAAAGAGTTGGGATATTAGTGATTTTGACTTGAGTATACCGGTGCACAGTATAAACTTCCAGAATAGTTCTCCGCTGGGGGTAGAAGGAAGTCTAGGATATCGGATAGGTGCTGCAAGAGTGGAACTTGAAGTTGGCTACGAAAAGTTTGAGGTCAAGAGTGCAACTGGCAGCACGTCGGACAGAGATGCTTCATCAGCATACCTTCTCGCCAAAAACCTAGTGCATAGCCTGCTCAACAAACAGGTGCAAAATTTTGCCTCAGAGCTGGCAAAAGTAGATGCACAAGGTATTGTTGATTTTGCCCAAGCGATTAAGCTTACCAGCCCAGAAATCGACAAGAAGGTTTGCTTTAAACAGGTTGGAAGGAGTATAGCCGGGTACAGAAGACACGTCACGCCATATAGCTTGGCAAAACATGAGCCCTGGAGTTGTGTGGATTTTGCTAGCACAGTTTTCTCAGGCAGGTTGGGCATACCAGGTTACCCTGAATATGGTGTAGGAAGCCTTAGCAAACGCTTTGGCTCATTGGAAGGACATAACATTATGCAAGAGGATTCCGCCGACGGCACCAAAACCAACCGTGGGTGGCCTGGAACTTCTAAAGGTAAGATAAACACCGCCCAGGGTATGGCAGAAGACCTGATCAACCGACTTAATAAGAATGAGAGAGAAACTGTTGCCCGCATCCTGACGCAGAAAATTGCCGGGGCTGAAGTTGTGAAAATACGCGCCCTGACCTCAGCATCAGTAATGTTCAATACATGCTATGATTGGCGCTATGAGGAACTGCACATCGTGCCGTTTGCATGCGCAGGTATAGGTGCTAACTTTGTTAGTGTTGCCGATGAGCATTATACTCCGAAGTTGGCTTGGAAGGTGAAAGCAGGGCTGAGTTATAAGTTGGCTCCTAACCTTACTATTTTTGCTTCCGGGTTCCACCATAGGGTCTTGAGTGAAGGAAAATACGAAGAGCTGCCTGTATATAGACTTGCTGGTGACATAACCAGAAGCAAGTCTAAGCAGTCCGCTAAGGCATCGTTCAAGTTGGCTTACACCGGCGCGGAACTTGGTGTCAGATTAGAGTTCTGA